In one Pseudomonas sp. MM211 genomic region, the following are encoded:
- the accC gene encoding acetyl-CoA carboxylase biotin carboxylase subunit: MQKLEKVLIANRGEIALRILRACKELGIKTVAVHSTADRELMHLALADESVCIGPAPGNLSYLNIPAIISAAEVTGATAIHPGYGFLAENADFAEQVENSGFAFIGPKADTIRLMGDKVSAKQAMIKAGVPVVPGSDGPLPEDEATALAIAREVGYPVIIKAAGGGGGRGMRVVWKEEELIKSARLTRSEAGSVFGNPMVYLEKFLGNPRHVEVQVLSDGQGNAIHLYDRDCSLQRRHQKVLEEAPAPMIDEKARAEVLKRCVDACIEIGYRGAGTFEFLYEDGRFYFIEMNTRVQVEHPVTEMVTGIDIVKEMLSIAAGNKLSYKQEDVKLLGHALECRINAEDPDTFMPCPGKVKHFHAPGGFGVRVDSHLYSGYTVPPNYDSLIGKLITYGTTRDEALARMRNALEEIVVDGIKTNVPLHRNLVVDKGFCEGGVNIHYLEKKLGMDKH, translated from the coding sequence ATGCAGAAGCTGGAAAAAGTTCTGATCGCCAACCGCGGCGAGATTGCCCTGCGCATCCTGCGTGCCTGTAAAGAACTGGGCATCAAGACCGTAGCGGTGCACTCCACTGCCGACCGCGAACTGATGCACCTGGCCCTGGCCGATGAGTCGGTCTGCATCGGCCCGGCACCCGGCAACCTGTCGTACCTGAACATCCCGGCGATCATCAGTGCCGCGGAAGTCACCGGTGCGACCGCCATCCACCCCGGCTACGGCTTCCTCGCGGAAAACGCCGATTTCGCCGAGCAGGTGGAAAACTCCGGTTTTGCCTTCATCGGCCCGAAAGCCGACACCATTCGCCTGATGGGTGACAAAGTGTCGGCCAAGCAGGCCATGATCAAAGCTGGCGTACCGGTGGTGCCTGGCTCTGACGGCCCGCTGCCAGAGGACGAAGCAACCGCTCTGGCGATTGCCCGCGAAGTCGGCTACCCAGTGATCATCAAGGCCGCTGGCGGCGGCGGTGGTCGCGGCATGCGCGTGGTGTGGAAAGAAGAAGAGCTGATCAAGTCGGCTCGACTGACCCGCAGCGAAGCCGGTTCGGTGTTCGGTAACCCAATGGTCTACCTGGAGAAATTCCTCGGCAATCCACGTCACGTGGAAGTCCAAGTGCTCTCCGACGGCCAAGGCAACGCCATCCACCTCTATGACCGCGACTGCTCGCTGCAGCGTCGTCACCAGAAGGTACTAGAAGAAGCCCCGGCTCCGATGATCGACGAGAAGGCCCGCGCCGAAGTGCTCAAGCGCTGCGTCGATGCCTGTATCGAAATCGGCTATCGCGGTGCCGGCACGTTCGAATTCCTCTATGAAGACGGTCGTTTCTACTTCATCGAGATGAACACCCGCGTACAGGTCGAGCACCCGGTTACCGAAATGGTCACCGGCATCGACATCGTCAAGGAGATGCTCAGCATCGCCGCGGGCAACAAGCTGTCGTACAAGCAGGAAGATGTGAAGCTTCTGGGCCACGCCCTGGAGTGCCGCATCAACGCCGAAGACCCGGATACCTTCATGCCTTGCCCCGGCAAGGTGAAGCACTTCCACGCGCCAGGCGGTTTCGGCGTACGTGTCGACTCGCACCTGTACAGCGGCTACACCGTACCGCCGAACTACGACTCGCTGATCGGCAAGCTGATCACCTACGGCACCACTCGTGACGAGGCCCTGGCCCGCATGCGTAATGCCCTGGAAGAAATCGTCGTCGACGGCATCAAGACCAACGTGCCTCTGCACCGCAACCTGGTTGTGGACAAGGGCTTCTGCGAAGGCGGCGTGAATATCCACTACCTGGAAAAGAAACTGGGTATGGATAAGCACTAA
- the accB gene encoding acetyl-CoA carboxylase biotin carboxyl carrier protein — MDIRKVKKLIELLEESGIDELEIKEGEESVRISRHGKQPAYAQPVYAPAPAPVAAAAPVAAEAAAPVAAKLNGTVVRSPMVGTFYRAASPTSGNFVEVGSTVKKGDILCIVEAMKMMNHIEAETSGTIESILGENGQPVEYDQPLFTIV; from the coding sequence ATGGATATTCGCAAAGTCAAAAAACTGATCGAGCTGCTGGAAGAGTCCGGCATCGACGAACTGGAAATCAAGGAAGGCGAAGAGTCCGTACGCATTAGCCGTCACGGCAAACAGCCGGCCTATGCCCAGCCTGTCTATGCACCGGCTCCGGCACCAGTTGCTGCAGCCGCTCCGGTTGCTGCCGAAGCCGCCGCACCAGTTGCTGCCAAGCTGAACGGCACCGTAGTGCGTTCGCCAATGGTCGGTACTTTCTACCGCGCTGCTTCGCCAACCTCGGGCAACTTCGTTGAAGTTGGTTCGACCGTGAAGAAAGGCGACATCCTCTGCATCGTTGAAGCGATGAAGATGATGAACCACATCGAGGCCGAAACCAGCGGCACGATCGAATCCATCCTGGGCGAGAACGGCCAGCCGGTGGAATACGATCAACCGCTGTTCACCATCGTCTGA
- the aroQ gene encoding type II 3-dehydroquinate dehydratase yields the protein MSTLLVLHGPNLNLLGTREPGTYGATTLEQINLDLEQRAREAGHHLLYLQSNAEYELIDRIHAARGEGVDFIIINPAAFTHTSVALRDALLAVSIPFIEVHLSNVHKREPFRHHSYFSDVAVGVICGLGASGYRLALEAALENLASQNT from the coding sequence ATGTCGACCCTACTGGTTTTGCACGGCCCCAATTTGAACCTGCTCGGTACCCGAGAGCCCGGCACCTATGGCGCCACGACCCTCGAGCAGATCAATCTCGACCTGGAGCAACGTGCCCGCGAGGCCGGCCATCATCTGCTGTACCTGCAGAGCAATGCCGAGTATGAGTTGATCGACCGTATCCATGCTGCCAGAGGCGAAGGCGTCGATTTCATCATCATCAACCCTGCCGCCTTCACTCACACCAGCGTCGCATTACGTGACGCGTTGCTGGCGGTGAGCATCCCATTCATCGAAGTGCACCTCTCCAATGTGCACAAGCGCGAGCCTTTCCGGCATCACTCCTACTTTTCCGACGTGGCGGTAGGCGTGATCTGCGGTCTCGGCGCCAGCGGTTATCGGCTGGCCCTCGAGGCGGCCCTGGAAAACCTGGCGAGCCAAAACACCTGA
- a CDS encoding protein-disulfide reductase DsbD, with the protein MPRFLCLLLLLFVLPASAGVFDSRPNAAPLGQALNNSADFLPVHEAFKLSLVNSTPTSATLRFVAAEGYYLYHHQFKFKVEPAALAGAPVEVPEGLHKNDQYFGDVQVFYEVLDVEVPLNNPDNRPLNLAVTYQGCADKGLCYPPETETLAINGGVAASSGEALSSKAGWSWADLALMFAAGLTLTFTPCVLPMLPILSGVVLRGRPSRGRGLALSLAYVLPMAACYAALGALMGLFGAKLNLQAMLQSPWILVPFALFFAVFAVAMFGVFELRLPAFIRERLDRKAAQTQGGTLAGAATLGVLSSLIVSPCITAPFTALLLYISSTGDAVGGALQLFALGLGMGTPLVIFAAGGGALLPKSGTWMVAVRNAFGVMLLAVSVWLLERVLPGSLSLALWGLLAAGVALFLGALEFTPKSARGKLAQLAGLVLLVYALAAWTGALQGRDDPLRPLGSGSAGAEQNTTTAGSWQTISTPAELDAALAQAKGAGQPLLLDWYADWCISCKKIEREVFNSPQVGPQLADYHLLRFDMTDSTAAQRALLDRYQLFDPPAIQLFDGRGQELHDLRVVGEIDAAGFSERLNQARERF; encoded by the coding sequence ATGCCACGTTTCCTCTGCCTGCTGTTGTTGCTCTTCGTCCTGCCTGCCAGCGCCGGTGTTTTCGACAGCCGCCCGAACGCCGCACCTCTCGGCCAGGCGCTTAATAACAGCGCGGATTTTCTGCCCGTACACGAGGCGTTCAAGCTGAGCCTGGTGAACAGCACGCCCACTTCCGCGACCTTGCGTTTCGTCGCGGCCGAGGGCTATTACCTCTATCATCACCAGTTCAAGTTCAAGGTCGAGCCCGCTGCGCTGGCGGGCGCGCCCGTGGAAGTGCCGGAAGGCCTGCACAAGAACGACCAGTACTTTGGCGACGTGCAGGTGTTCTACGAGGTGCTGGATGTCGAGGTGCCGCTCAACAATCCGGATAATCGCCCACTCAACCTCGCCGTCACTTACCAGGGCTGCGCAGACAAAGGCCTGTGCTATCCGCCAGAAACCGAGACGCTGGCCATCAATGGCGGGGTTGCCGCTTCGAGTGGCGAAGCGCTGTCGAGCAAAGCTGGGTGGAGCTGGGCCGATCTGGCGCTGATGTTCGCAGCCGGCCTGACGCTGACCTTCACGCCCTGCGTGCTGCCCATGCTGCCAATCCTCTCCGGCGTAGTGCTGCGTGGCCGCCCGAGCAGAGGTCGCGGACTGGCGCTGTCGCTGGCCTACGTGTTGCCGATGGCGGCCTGCTATGCCGCCCTCGGTGCCCTGATGGGGCTGTTCGGCGCCAAGCTCAACCTGCAGGCAATGCTGCAATCCCCATGGATTCTGGTGCCGTTCGCGCTGTTCTTCGCGGTGTTCGCGGTGGCCATGTTCGGCGTCTTCGAACTGCGCCTGCCGGCCTTCATCCGCGAGCGTCTGGATCGCAAGGCAGCGCAGACACAAGGTGGCACTCTGGCCGGCGCAGCGACGCTGGGCGTGCTTTCCAGCCTGATCGTTTCCCCCTGCATCACCGCGCCGTTCACCGCGCTGCTGCTCTATATCAGTAGCACTGGCGATGCAGTCGGTGGTGCGTTGCAACTGTTCGCTCTCGGCTTGGGCATGGGCACGCCGCTGGTGATCTTCGCAGCTGGCGGCGGCGCGCTGCTGCCCAAATCCGGTACCTGGATGGTCGCTGTGCGCAACGCCTTTGGTGTGATGTTGCTGGCGGTATCGGTGTGGCTGCTCGAACGAGTCTTGCCCGGCAGTTTGTCGCTGGCGCTGTGGGGCCTGCTGGCCGCTGGCGTCGCGCTGTTCCTGGGAGCGCTGGAGTTCACGCCGAAAAGCGCGCGGGGCAAACTGGCCCAGCTCGCCGGCCTGGTTTTGCTGGTCTACGCCCTGGCAGCCTGGACGGGCGCCCTGCAAGGCCGCGACGACCCGCTGCGACCGCTGGGCAGTGGTTCGGCGGGCGCCGAGCAGAACACCACGACTGCCGGCAGTTGGCAAACCATCAGCACCCCTGCGGAACTGGACGCGGCCCTGGCGCAGGCCAAGGGCGCAGGCCAGCCACTGTTACTCGACTGGTACGCCGACTGGTGCATCAGCTGCAAGAAGATCGAGCGCGAGGTATTCAACTCACCACAGGTCGGCCCGCAGTTGGCTGACTATCATCTGCTGCGTTTCGACATGACCGACAGCACGGCAGCCCAACGCGCGCTGCTCGACCGCTACCAGCTGTTCGATCCGCCAGCGATCCAGCTGTTCGATGGCCGCGGCCAGGAATTGCACGACCTGCGGGTGGTCGGCGAGATCGACGCCGCGGGCTTTTCCGAGCGCCTGAATCAAGCACGAGAACGTTTTTAG
- a CDS encoding MATE family efflux transporter: MFRDAWRHAPTHRKVWALAAPMILSNLSVPLVALVDTAVVGHLPHAHQLGAVAVGSSLYILIVGLLGFLRMGTTGFAAQACGRGDGGALRQVLVQGLLLAALLALTLGALAVPFSGLALGLMNPSAELDALTREFLHTRLLGLPAALANFALIGWLLGAQNARAPLVMLLVTNLLNIVLSLWFVLGLDWEVVGAARAAVLAEWGGLLVGLALTRGALRRHPGSTQWAAMGKWQSWSALLGVNRDIFLRSLALQAVFLLITIQGARLGDATVAANALLLNGLLVTAYALDGLAHAVEALCGHAIGARDRLALRRSLIVAGFWSLLASVLFALAFGAGGHLFVNLQTDIPVVRETAGHYLPYLALLPLFAVWSYLLDGLFIGATRAREMRNAMLVALALGLPIALALQGFGNHGLWMAFLAFMALRGLTLGALAWHLARRDLWLATPSGR, from the coding sequence ATGTTTCGTGATGCCTGGCGCCACGCGCCGACCCACCGCAAGGTCTGGGCGCTGGCTGCACCGATGATCCTCTCCAACCTGTCCGTGCCACTGGTGGCGCTGGTCGACACAGCCGTGGTCGGTCACCTGCCCCATGCTCATCAATTGGGCGCAGTGGCGGTGGGTAGCAGCCTGTACATCCTAATCGTCGGTCTCCTCGGTTTTCTGCGCATGGGCACCACGGGCTTCGCCGCCCAGGCTTGCGGCCGGGGGGATGGCGGCGCATTGCGTCAGGTGCTGGTGCAGGGCCTGCTGCTCGCCGCATTGCTGGCACTGACCCTCGGTGCGCTGGCGGTTCCCTTCAGCGGTCTGGCCTTGGGGCTGATGAATCCGTCGGCCGAGCTGGATGCACTAACCCGCGAATTTCTGCATACCCGCCTGCTCGGCCTGCCGGCCGCATTGGCCAACTTCGCCTTGATCGGCTGGCTGCTCGGCGCCCAGAACGCCCGCGCGCCCCTGGTGATGCTGCTGGTCACCAACCTGCTGAACATCGTGCTGTCGCTGTGGTTCGTGTTGGGCCTCGACTGGGAAGTCGTTGGCGCTGCCCGCGCGGCGGTGCTGGCTGAGTGGGGTGGCCTGCTGGTGGGCCTGGCGCTGACCCGAGGCGCACTGCGTCGTCATCCTGGCAGCACGCAATGGGCGGCGATGGGCAAGTGGCAGAGCTGGAGCGCGCTGCTGGGCGTCAACCGCGATATCTTCCTGCGCTCCCTGGCGCTGCAGGCGGTGTTTCTGCTGATCACCATTCAGGGGGCACGCCTGGGCGACGCCACCGTGGCAGCCAACGCGCTGCTGCTCAATGGCCTGCTGGTAACCGCCTATGCCCTGGACGGGCTGGCCCACGCGGTCGAGGCACTGTGCGGTCACGCCATCGGCGCACGCGACCGCCTGGCGCTCAGACGCAGCCTGATCGTCGCCGGTTTCTGGTCGTTGCTTGCCAGCGTGCTATTCGCGCTGGCGTTTGGCGCCGGCGGCCACCTGTTCGTTAACCTGCAGACGGACATCCCGGTTGTACGCGAAACGGCCGGACACTACCTGCCCTATCTCGCCCTGCTGCCGCTGTTCGCGGTCTGGAGCTACCTGCTCGACGGCCTGTTTATCGGCGCCACACGTGCCCGGGAGATGCGCAACGCCATGCTCGTGGCCCTGGCCCTCGGCCTGCCAATCGCCCTGGCACTGCAGGGCTTTGGCAACCACGGCCTGTGGATGGCGTTCCTGGCCTTCATGGCCCTGCGCGGCCTGACCCTGGGCGCCCTGGCCTGGCACCTGGCGCGCCGCGACCTGTGGCTGGCAACTCCCAGCGGCCGGTAA
- a CDS encoding RNA polymerase sigma factor, whose translation MRPPHDSDAQEGQFQRHAGELLRFFTRQVKCDELAADLRQETWLRFQRRGTGEVENLRAFLYRIARNLIIDHRRQQQARPVQESVSVELESDQPGPEQIVGDGQQLARLDDILQDLPPHLRQALLWNRLEGLTQKEIGQRLGVSESMAGRYILKALEQCQQKMDLMS comes from the coding sequence GTGCGCCCGCCCCATGACTCCGATGCCCAGGAAGGCCAGTTCCAGCGCCATGCGGGCGAGTTGCTGCGCTTCTTCACCCGCCAGGTGAAGTGCGACGAGCTGGCGGCCGACTTGCGCCAGGAAACCTGGCTGCGCTTTCAGCGCCGTGGCACGGGAGAAGTCGAGAATCTGCGTGCTTTTCTTTACCGCATCGCCCGCAACCTGATCATCGACCACCGTCGTCAGCAGCAGGCACGGCCAGTGCAGGAAAGCGTGTCGGTGGAGCTGGAGTCGGATCAGCCTGGGCCCGAGCAGATCGTCGGTGATGGTCAACAGCTTGCCCGCCTGGACGATATTCTTCAGGATCTGCCCCCTCATTTGCGTCAGGCCCTGTTATGGAACCGCCTCGAGGGTCTGACCCAGAAGGAAATCGGTCAGCGCCTCGGTGTTTCCGAAAGCATGGCCGGACGCTATATCCTCAAGGCCCTGGAACAGTGTCAGCAGAAAATGGACTTGATGTCGTGA
- a CDS encoding FecR family protein, translating into MTTDSSLLAQAREWQVLLHSGRASAADRVAAAVWRSTSPAHEQAASEVDRLWALLGQLGKQPAVADSPAVVLPLRRGRRLRWAVPLASAAILLLALWLPQGTWVGWYADLATAPGEVRIVELEDGTVLTLNGATALDWSISEGRRSIRLYRGEADFQVAKDASRPFFVEAGLARIRVTGTRFDVDYSGGQVVLAVTEGQVQASDAREQALPVGANQQVRWSGDQLEPVQPLDARQQLAWQRGKLVFRAQPLSDVFAELERSQSQRVIFLDQSVRDLKVTGVFAHDDPQAVLRAIESNLPVRLVRLPGLLLVSRN; encoded by the coding sequence GTGACCACCGATTCTTCGCTTCTCGCCCAGGCTCGAGAGTGGCAGGTACTGCTGCATTCCGGTCGCGCCAGCGCTGCCGACCGTGTCGCCGCCGCGGTGTGGCGCAGCACATCGCCGGCTCACGAGCAGGCCGCCAGCGAAGTAGATCGTTTGTGGGCGCTGCTGGGGCAGCTTGGCAAGCAGCCCGCGGTTGCGGATTCGCCTGCAGTGGTTCTGCCACTGCGTCGTGGCCGGCGGCTGCGTTGGGCTGTACCACTGGCGAGCGCCGCCATACTGCTCCTGGCCCTTTGGCTGCCCCAGGGCACCTGGGTGGGCTGGTACGCCGACCTGGCGACCGCTCCGGGCGAAGTGCGCATCGTCGAATTGGAAGATGGCACCGTGCTGACGCTCAATGGCGCTACCGCGCTGGACTGGAGCATCAGCGAAGGGCGCCGGAGCATTCGTCTGTATCGGGGTGAAGCGGATTTCCAGGTGGCCAAAGATGCCAGCCGGCCGTTCTTCGTCGAGGCCGGACTGGCGCGTATTCGCGTGACCGGTACCCGCTTCGATGTCGACTACAGCGGTGGTCAGGTAGTACTTGCCGTGACCGAAGGGCAGGTGCAGGCCAGCGATGCTCGCGAGCAAGCGCTGCCGGTAGGCGCCAACCAGCAAGTGCGCTGGAGCGGTGATCAACTGGAGCCTGTGCAGCCACTCGATGCCCGTCAGCAACTGGCCTGGCAGCGCGGCAAGCTGGTGTTTCGCGCGCAGCCATTGAGCGACGTATTCGCCGAACTGGAGCGCAGCCAGAGCCAGCGGGTGATCTTTCTCGACCAGAGCGTGCGTGACCTTAAGGTGACCGGCGTTTTCGCCCATGACGACCCGCAGGCGGTGCTGCGCGCCATCGAAAGCAACCTGCCGGTGCGCTTGGTAAGGCTGCCCGGGCTGCTGCTGGTAAGCCGCAACTGA
- a CDS encoding TonB-dependent receptor translates to MRMTRSPLFQALAAAHLLLVATTASALEFDLPAQRLDAALTDFAEQANVRLLYDASLTQSDRQAPALKGDYSVAEGLQLLLQGSGLSYQIDQQGTVTLVPLSQGNDALQLGATTVSGQAEGRLDLPVEYAGGQVARGARIGMLGNQDMQDVPFSAASYTSELIENRQARSLGEVLASDPAIRQSNGFGNFSQVFVVRGFQLYTDDIAFNGLYGILPRQIISTEAVERVEVFKGANAFLNGVAPGGSGVGGAINVVSKRAEDTPNRSITLDYASSARTGGHVDLGRRFGEDNRFGARINVAKRDGETAVDGEHSHFSLAAVGLDYRGERLRLSTDFGYQKQRINEGRSVVYLTPAGLGGKVPKVPDSDANYSQPWSWSQLEDTYGMFNAEYDLSDNWTAYLAGGGKYTRENGVYSSVYVASPDGRGQVGRLYSPLDQETFSSVAGLRGSLQTGPVSHQLNVSTNGLWQERRNAFESTTVANRRPGNLYDPQPVNEPVASVSGDLHDPRKTAKVITRSVAVSDTLGFFDERLLLTLGLRRQSIGADAWSAASGARTANYEDSITTPAYGLVFKASDVVSLYANSIESLQQGPSAPAAAVNRGAMFAPYRTKQIEAGVKLDWGTFGGSLGVYRIEQPQGVTGTDNVYRVDAEQRNRGVELNLFGEPLPGLRLLAGATLMDTELRGTAGGANDGNRAVGVPEFQYNVGADWDVPGVSGLSFNGLLLRTGGQYYDSANTLSIPAWTRVDLGARYAMRLDEERQLTLRAGLENVADKAYWASTNGGYLTQGEPRTLKVSATLDF, encoded by the coding sequence ATGCGCATGACGCGTTCTCCTCTTTTCCAGGCACTGGCTGCCGCCCACCTGCTGCTCGTTGCCACGACCGCGTCAGCGCTGGAGTTCGACCTGCCTGCCCAGCGCCTCGATGCTGCGCTGACCGATTTCGCCGAGCAGGCCAATGTGCGTCTGCTCTACGACGCCAGCCTGACCCAGAGTGATCGTCAGGCGCCTGCCTTGAAGGGCGATTACTCGGTTGCCGAAGGCCTGCAGTTGCTGCTGCAGGGCAGTGGCCTCAGCTACCAGATCGACCAGCAGGGCACCGTGACACTGGTGCCGCTCAGCCAGGGCAACGACGCGCTGCAACTCGGCGCCACCACCGTCAGCGGCCAGGCCGAAGGCCGTCTCGACCTGCCGGTGGAATACGCCGGTGGCCAGGTCGCCAGAGGTGCGCGCATTGGTATGCTGGGCAATCAGGATATGCAGGATGTGCCGTTCAGTGCGGCCAGTTATACCAGCGAACTGATCGAGAACCGCCAGGCGCGCAGCCTGGGTGAAGTGCTGGCCAGTGATCCGGCGATCCGTCAGTCCAACGGTTTCGGCAACTTCTCCCAGGTGTTCGTGGTGCGCGGTTTCCAGCTGTACACCGACGATATTGCGTTCAACGGCCTGTACGGGATTCTGCCGCGGCAGATCATTTCCACCGAAGCTGTCGAGCGTGTCGAAGTGTTCAAAGGCGCCAACGCGTTTCTCAATGGCGTTGCACCGGGCGGAAGTGGGGTTGGCGGCGCGATCAATGTGGTCTCCAAGCGTGCCGAGGACACGCCCAATCGCAGTATCACCCTCGATTACGCCAGTAGCGCGCGTACGGGTGGTCATGTGGATCTGGGGCGCCGTTTTGGTGAAGACAATCGCTTCGGAGCGCGGATCAATGTGGCCAAGCGTGATGGTGAAACGGCGGTTGACGGCGAGCACTCGCACTTCAGCCTGGCCGCCGTCGGTCTCGACTACCGCGGTGAGCGGCTGCGCCTGTCGACCGATTTCGGCTATCAGAAGCAGCGCATCAACGAAGGCCGTTCGGTGGTCTATCTGACCCCCGCTGGGCTGGGCGGTAAGGTACCGAAGGTGCCGGATTCGGATGCCAATTACTCTCAGCCCTGGAGCTGGTCGCAGTTGGAAGATACCTACGGCATGTTCAACGCCGAGTACGATCTGAGCGACAACTGGACGGCCTACCTCGCCGGCGGCGGCAAGTACACCCGGGAGAATGGTGTGTATTCCTCGGTGTATGTTGCGTCCCCGGATGGTCGCGGGCAGGTCGGTCGGTTGTATTCGCCTCTCGACCAGGAGACCTTCAGCAGCGTGGCCGGGTTGCGTGGCAGTCTGCAGACTGGTCCTGTCAGCCACCAGTTGAATGTCTCCACCAATGGTCTTTGGCAGGAGCGGCGAAATGCCTTCGAGTCGACGACTGTAGCCAATCGCCGGCCCGGCAATCTCTACGACCCGCAACCCGTGAATGAGCCGGTCGCGAGCGTCAGCGGCGATCTTCACGACCCCCGTAAGACCGCCAAGGTGATCACCCGCAGCGTTGCAGTTTCCGACACCCTGGGTTTCTTCGATGAGCGACTGCTGCTGACCCTTGGGCTGCGCCGCCAGTCCATCGGCGCCGATGCCTGGAGCGCCGCCAGTGGTGCGCGTACCGCCAATTACGAAGACAGCATCACCACGCCGGCCTATGGCCTGGTTTTCAAGGCGAGCGACGTGGTTTCGTTGTATGCCAATAGCATCGAGTCGCTTCAGCAGGGGCCGTCTGCCCCTGCTGCTGCCGTCAATCGTGGGGCCATGTTCGCGCCTTATCGCACCAAGCAGATCGAGGCAGGTGTAAAGCTGGACTGGGGTACCTTTGGCGGCAGCCTCGGGGTTTATCGGATCGAGCAGCCCCAAGGCGTCACGGGAACCGACAATGTCTATCGGGTCGACGCCGAGCAGCGTAACCGTGGTGTGGAACTGAATCTGTTCGGTGAACCGCTGCCTGGCTTGCGTCTGCTTGCTGGCGCGACCCTGATGGATACCGAATTGCGCGGCACTGCCGGTGGCGCCAATGATGGCAACCGCGCTGTCGGTGTCCCGGAGTTTCAGTACAACGTCGGCGCCGACTGGGACGTGCCAGGTGTTTCGGGCCTGAGTTTCAACGGGCTGTTGCTGCGCACCGGCGGCCAGTACTACGACTCTGCCAATACTCTGAGCATCCCCGCCTGGACGCGAGTGGATCTTGGCGCTCGTTATGCGATGAGGCTCGACGAAGAGCGGCAGCTGACCCTGCGTGCAGGTTTGGAGAACGTCGCTGACAAGGCCTATTGGGCGTCCACCAACGGCGGCTATCTGACCCAGGGTGAGCCGCGCACCCTGAAGGTCTCGGCCACTCTGGACTTCTGA